A single genomic interval of Salmo trutta chromosome 13, fSalTru1.1, whole genome shotgun sequence harbors:
- the adam19b gene encoding disintegrin and metalloproteinase domain-containing protein 19 → CSRQLLAPGYQEIWYSPSGSRQTSNPPSTGHCFYHGDVRGVEGSSAALSTCSGLRGLITVNTSVSYLIEPLPTATMDTQPPHAVFRAENLRLPNGTCGHRHSNQGQGEGLDDLIQGMMTARGGRERRDVGQSMKYVELLLVADHAEFQKHGGDLNRTKTKLLEAANYVDKYYKSLSIRVAVIGLEVWSDQDRISVSGNPYSTLGAFLAWRRKQLHTLPNDNAQLITGVAFQGTTIGLAPLRAMCSEYQSGGINSDHSDSAVGVAATMAHEMGHNFGMSHDSPGCCQAQADDGGCIMAAATGHPFPRVFNGCNQRELSRYLSSGGGKCLFNLPNTRAMYGGQRCGNGYLEDGEECDCGDEKECSSPCCNANNCTLKAGAECAHGVCCHNCKLKSPGVLCRTPSGSCDLPEYCDGKAETCPANLYLVDGISCDGGRAYCYTGMCLTLEQQCQSLWGRDGRPALDLCFKKVNEAGDTFGNCGKDLLGKYKGCRDRDARCGKIQCVSSASKPLDTNAVPIDTTVRVGIKKVLCRGTHVYRPVQGDEEQGDTLDPGLVMTGTKCGEDSICFGGECRNASFLRADECNAKCHGHGLCNNNHHCHCDSGWAPPLCDQEGTGGSVDSGPVINHSSLLPVLLLLPMIIFVLLAAVGLWCCYSHKLHKNLPLKTSVPPPKTICPVSWPVPAEAKHLQANSLENGHLVNSLANCHLVNSHANSHLDNSYANGHANPAFLLKRQGSDRLSQSSPRPSPSTRTRHAIFRPTVKPPPIPAYAAQQRQAVSQPQSQSQPQPQPQPQAQPQPQPQ, encoded by the exons TGTTCCAGGCAGTTATTGGCCCCCGGATATCAGGAGATATGGTACAGTCCCAGTGGTTCCCGCCAGACCTCCAATCCACCCAGCACT GGCCACTGTTTCTACCATGGTGACGTCCGTGGTGTGGAGGGGTCCAGTGCAGCACTCAGCACCTGCTCAGGTCTCAG GGGACTGATTACAGTGAACACCAGCGTCAGCTACCTGATAGAACCCCtgcccaccgccaccatggataCACAGCCTCCTCACGCTGTGTTCCGAGCCGAGAACCTCCGTCTGCCTAACGGAACTTGTGGGCATCGCCATAGCAACCAGGGCCAGGGGGAAGGTCTGGATGACCTCATCCAGGGAATGATGACGGCGCGGGGCGGAAGG GAGCGTAGAGACGTGGGCCAGAGTATGAAGTATGTAGAGCTGCTGCTGGTAGCTGACCATGCTGAG tttCAGAAGCACGGCGGGGACTTAAATAGGACGAAGACGAAACTGCTGGAGGCAGCTAACTACGTAGACAAG taCTACAAGTCTCTAAGTATTCGTGTGGCAGTGATCGGTCTGGAGGTGTGGTCTGATCAGGACAGGATCAGTGTGTCTGGTAACCCCTACAGTACCTTGGGAGCGTTCCTGGCCTGGAGACGCAAACAGCTACACACACTACCAAACGACAACGCTCAACTCATCAC GGGCGTGGCATTTCAGGGCACCACCATTGGGCTGGCCCCTCTCAGAGCCATGTGCTCAGAGTACCAGTCAGGGGGAATCAACTCG GACCACTCTGACAGTGCTGTGGGCGTGGCAGCAACCATGGCTCACGAGATGGGGCATAACTTTGGCATGAGCCATGACAGCCCTGGGTGCTGCCAGGCCCAGGCTGATGATGGAGGCTGCATCATGGCTGCTGCCACTGG TCACCCGTTCCCGCGTGTGTTTAACGGCTGTAACCAGCGGGAGCTGAGCAGGTACCTGAGCTCCGGAGGGGGAAAGTGTCTGTTCAACCTCCCCAACACCAGAGCCATGTACGGTGGACAGCGCTGTGGGAACGGATACCTGGAGGACGGAGAGGAGTGTGACTGTGGAGACGAGAAG GAGTGTTCCAGTCCCTGCTGTAATGCCAACAACTGTACTCTGAAGGCTGGAGCAGAATGTGCCCACGGAGTCTGCTGTCACAACTGTAAG ttGAAGAGTCCAGGTGTGTTGTGTCGTACTCCATCCGGGTCATGTGACCTACCTGAGTACTGTGATGGGAAGGCGGAGACTTGTCCTGCTAACTTATACCTGGTGGATGGTATTTCCTGTGACGGGGGGCGGGCCTACTGCTACACCGGCATGTGTCTCACCCTGGAGCAGCAGTGTCAATCACTCTGGGGGCGGG ATGGCCGTCCTGCTCTAGACCTGTGCTTTAAGAAGGTGAACGAGGCAGGAGACACCTTTGGGAACTGTGGCAAAGACCTGTTGGGGAAATACAAAGGATGCAGGGACAG GGATGCTAGATGTGGTAAGATCCAGTGTGTGAGTTCAGCCTCCAAGCCCCTGGATACTAACGCTGTTCCCATCGACACCACGGTCCGGGTGGGAATCAAGAAGGTCCTCTGTAGGGGGACACACGTTTACCGACCAGTCCAGGGGGATGAGGAACAGGGGGACACACTGGACCCAGGACTGGTCATGACCGGGACCAAGTGTGGAGAGGACtcg ATCTGTTTTGGTGGAGAGTGCCGCAACGCGTCTTTCCTGAGAGCGGATGAGTGCAATGCCAAGTGCCACGGCCATGGG ctgtgtAACAACAACCACCACTGCCACTGTGACTCAGGCTGGGCCCCTCCCCTGTGCGACcaggaggggacaggagggagTGTCGACAGTGGACCTGTCATCAACCACA GCAGTCTACTTCCTGTCCTGTTGCTCCTCCCCATGATTATCTTTGTCCTATTGGCTGCTGTGGGACTGTGGTGCTGCTACAGCCATAAACTACATAAAAACCTTCCTCTGAAGACCTCGGTCCCACCACCCAAGACAAT TTGTCCAGTCAGTTGGCCAGTCCCTGCTGAAGCCAAACATCTACAAGCCAACAGTCTTGAAAACGGTCACCTTGTGAACAGTCTTGCCAACTGTCACCTTGTCAACAGTCATGCCAACAGTCACCTTGACAACAGCTATGCCAACGGCCATGCCAACCCTGCCTTCCTACTGAAGAGACAGGGCTCAGACAGACTG AGTCAGTCCAGTCCTCGCCCCAGCCCCTCCACCAGGACCAGGCACGCTATCTTCCGTCCGACTGTGAAACCCCCTCCTATACCTGCTTACGCAGCCCAGCAGAGACAGGCTGTATCCCAGCCCCAGTCTCaatcccagccccagcctcaaccccagccccaggctcaaccccagccccagcctcaa